In Bacillus sp. DX3.1, one genomic interval encodes:
- a CDS encoding Rpn family recombination-promoting nuclease/putative transposase: MSNKLVNLRIDFAFKQLFGTKGSEDILTGFLNAILEESLDVPIVSLQLEDPHLHKAYEDDKLSILDLLATLDNGTQINVEIQLRNTHDMIKRSLYYWSKLYTSQMQEGMPYRSLRKTITINLLDFKLFSNEEAFHTTGKLWNIRTHQVLSDDMEIHFVEIPKLVKQWREEKVNPWESAFVRWMLLLPAHEDEHLTQTLEEIAMNQDPILQKAMDKWENMSHDSSFRTAYEAREKLLLDEQAKLAHAREEGLEEGLEKGKIQLIRGMHKNGMPLEDIAKFTSLSTEEIRKILL, from the coding sequence ATGTCCAATAAGTTAGTAAATTTACGAATTGATTTTGCGTTTAAGCAATTATTTGGTACAAAAGGAAGCGAAGATATTCTCACGGGCTTTCTTAATGCCATATTAGAAGAATCTTTAGATGTGCCGATTGTATCTTTACAATTGGAAGACCCACATCTCCACAAAGCATATGAAGACGATAAATTGTCCATTTTAGATTTACTCGCAACCCTTGATAATGGGACACAAATAAATGTAGAGATACAGCTTCGCAATACGCATGATATGATTAAACGTTCCCTCTATTATTGGTCTAAATTATATACTTCTCAAATGCAAGAAGGCATGCCGTATCGTTCGCTTCGAAAAACAATAACCATCAACCTATTAGATTTCAAGTTGTTTTCTAATGAAGAAGCATTTCATACAACAGGGAAACTCTGGAATATAAGGACACATCAAGTGTTGAGTGATGATATGGAAATCCATTTTGTAGAAATCCCAAAGTTAGTTAAACAGTGGCGCGAAGAAAAAGTGAACCCATGGGAAAGTGCATTTGTTCGTTGGATGTTATTATTACCGGCACATGAAGATGAACATTTAACTCAAACACTGGAGGAGATTGCTATGAATCAAGACCCAATCTTACAAAAAGCGATGGATAAATGGGAAAATATGAGTCATGATTCTTCTTTCCGAACAGCTTATGAAGCTCGCGAGAAGTTACTTCTAGATGAACAAGCTAAATTAGCGCATGCTCGTGAAGAAGGTTTAGAAGAAGGTTTGGAAAAAGGAAAAATCCAATTAATTCGTGGTATGCATAAGAATGGTATGCCGTTAGAGGACATTGCGAAATTCACAAGTCTAAGTACAGAAGAAATCCGAAAGATATTATTATAA